AACGAATCAAAATTACACAAAGTTCAATACTTTGCATCGGATTTTGATATAAAATCGAAAAGGGTTTTTGTATCGTCCCGAAAGTGAGAGACTTGCGCACCGAAAGAGCCGGATTTAGACGGAGGCGAGACGCCGGCGGCGGCTTGGCATCTCCGTTCTCTGGCGGTGGAATTGGTAGCAGAAGATGCCAGCTTCTTAGCAGCTAAGACAAGAGCAGTGAAAGAGCCATGTTTATGTTCTAACAGACAAGAGCAGTGAAAGAGGCATGTTTATGTTCTAACTAACAGTCAAATCCACAAATACAAAAGGAACAGTGAGACattaattactattatttagcAATTTGTTAGCTCATGCATAGTATGCGATTGGAGAGCAAGGCTGTGAAATTAAGTGACTAGAGACTATTTCGTGATcatgatttcaaaattttgaataagatGGGTTTCTAGCTTTGtggcatttaaaaaaaaaaacactgttGCTTTTTCTGTTTTTCCGTTCTTACCATTTTTGATTTTGCATAAaccacatttttttaatttgttcaaAAAGTATTTCAGTTTTCTTGTTAGAGAACAAAACCAGTAGATGCACTAAAACGAATACAATGCATTTAtgtttatatagtcatttactAGCACTCACCAACAACTATTAATTATCACTACCAAACATATAGAGTGTGACCggttaaaatagagtaaatgaGAGTAAATATGAGTGGAGTTAATGGGAGAAAAACAAAAGGTAAAAAACAGAGGAGAGAGAAAAGTGAAACCTAGAGTAAAAGTTTTCTCTTgactaaaaacatttttctcttGATCAGATGATATCAACGTAATACACCTGAAAATTTGTTTTACTCTAATATATTATCCCCACAAGTGTTTTATAGTCAGAGCCATATATCCAAATCCAAGTGGATGTAGGTCAtcattatcatatttaatattaattcaaTAGTTATGCTTGCTTGACCAAGTCTCATTTCCCATTTAGAACGGGGTCTTTGGATTTGGAATGAAAGGCAGAGTCCAAGAGGACTTTCACATACGATAAATACTTTGAGGCcatttttttgtaagaaaatcTCGTTACTTTGAGTCAAACTAAGTCATCTATTGCTGCTAGAGAACCAAGTCATTTACCACCGGTCTAcactcattttatttttatttgttcaaaTGTAACAACTATTAATGAAAAGGTCAGCTTTGTTTGGAGCCTTTAAAGTTTAAACTTTCATAGCCACCTCTGAGTTAAAATAATGCTACCAAGcaagaaatgaagaaaaaaaacaccaaTTGTTTTAAAAGACTAATTCAACTCAtgttcaaatataaaaaaaacactaattatTGTTGTAGTCTTTTTGCTCGGTCAAGATTGGATGCAAGTCAAAGCGTTGGTGCCAACATTGCATTCATTAATCATTACCCACTAGAGTGGTTGACatcataataaattatcaagTAGTCGACCATGAACCGTGCTTATTACAAGTGCGCATGTTAAATACAAGAGACCTCAAACCACGAttcagaagaagaacaaaacatACACAAAGGCAAAAAGAGTAAGAGAAATGGAGAAACAGTTGCATGAAACCGTGGAGACTGCTCATGTCGAACGAGGCATCCGAGAGTCATCACccgaaaaaaagaaagaaaaatcccATAAACATAGAGGAATATTCCACCTCCACCATCACTCAAAAGATGAGAAAGACGAAGACAAGAAGAAAGAGGGATCAAAGAGAGAGAAGATAGCTGCAGCCATGGTTGGTCTTGGAGCCACCCTCAAGAAGATTAAGCCTAAGGGTCACCACGGAGGCGGTGGAAACgaggaaggaggaggaggaggaggaggaggaggaggaggaggaggaggaggaggaggaggaggagaggaggaagaagaagaacaagaacaagaggaggaggaggaggaggaggaggatgaagaAGGAGATGATGGTGGGGACGAAGAAGGGGGAGGTAAGTTTAGTGCCTTCATTTCCATGATCGCTGAAGCATTTGAAGAATAAGATTTTATCTTCTGATCACTTTGTTGTATTTCTGATTTGAACTTGCTATTACATTTAgcattatcatttttttctattatttcataaatttttaaatgtgATGTTGAATTACTAAATGGAGACAATTAAGTGTTCATATGCATTAGCTAGccaatttccaaaaaaaaaaaacacactaaaCTCAGCTCTTGAGTCATAAGAGATGGCATTTGTATGATCTGTAACTTCAAACTTGAATATCTGAACAATCTAAGACTATCTCCAATAGTTtatcttattttcattttaaaatatagtgaTTCTATAATAAAGTTAAGTTATACtcaaatgatattttattttaaagtgaaaatagattgatgaacaaaaaataaaaaacctatacatatcttttactttattatatagtaaaaaataaaatttcattgaagcatttttattttaaactttattttagagtgaaaatagAATGGGCTGAGAGATGTCTTAATGAGTCTGATTcatctatcattttttttaaatgttctcTTAAtcattttgtgtgttttcgGATTTCTAAAATCTGAAGTACTACAgtaaaacgtctataaattcaaaatctcattattaatttataaaggtttctatataataaaaacaaattgcaTGCCTGAATGAATTTGTCATGGCCTTATGTTAAAATCTGTTTACGCTCATCAACCCAACCACTAGACCGGACTTATTTCAGCCAGTGATCTCCAAGACtcggtgttattggtttatatattttgattgatttagaaattcatatagtatttataaatccaaataaaatatgcaaattCGGAGGTTTCTCTCgaatttgagtctttgtatttttaactaaaaaattcaaacaaatcaATTCAAGtccattataaaattaaatatattagtaaatccgtacgatttaATAATACTtcatttgatatagaatttatgaatcattaaacgaataacacctgattttaatacagatttgaaaatcacataaccaataacactagatttagttcggattttcaaatccattaaaatacaacaaccaataacccttagtttttttttaagaaaaacataCTACTAGGTCACGACACAACGTTACACGGTACACTACCACGAAAAGTTCACTTTTTAGGGCACAAACATtgagaaaattaaaaaccaCAGTAGATAAGAGTTATTTGGTTCTTCAACAAGCAACTTAGCCAAAACACACACTAACTTCACAATCTTTCAGTTCACATCATCTGATGATTTCAAGTAAAAGGTTTCTCCACCATCCCCTGAGCTTCCTCCTCTGCCTTCACCACTTTCCATTTCCGGCTTCCCACGGCCAAATTCATTAAACCCACCACCAGCCTCTCCCTGAAGGATATGAAAACCGCTGCTTCCTCCTCCGGTGCTTGAGCTCATCCCTAACTGGCTATGGTGCAACTGCTGATGCTGAAGAGATGCATAAGGCTGTTGCTGCTGAGCATACAGCATGGAAGATCGAGCCGCCATTAGAGACTGCTGAGACATCTGAGTTgcctgttgctgctgctgcaaaTAGTGTGAACCTCCTTCTGCCTGAATAACCCCACCACCAGCAGATCCATACTGCTATGTATATAAACCAACAATACCAATGAGTTTGtttcaatttcaaaaaaaaaaatatatatatatatatatatttatgatttacCTGGCTAAGCACGCTTGGAGGTTGAGGCTGAGAATCTGCAATAGCAGCTAAGTACATTAGGTTGCGTTGAAGCCTTGCCTGGTTCCTGTAACCATTAGGCTTTACCATTAGATCATTTCCTATTATAACACAAATGAAATCAAGGAGATAAGTTTGCTCTTACTCGGCACATTCGCTGAGCTTTCCAGAGTTTTGAGATTCAACTATCTTCAGAATCAACGATTTGTTCTCGTCCAAGTACTACAGTTTAACAATATATCATCACCTCACTATTCAGTGCAGTGTTatcttgatctttttttttgttagaataAAGACATgaaacgatgaaacatcacaaAAGCGTATGAAAGATTTTCTTTCTAAAAGATTTGAGGACCACACAAGTGAGACAGGACCAGATGTCGTTCGGACCACAAAGTATATCTGGTCATGTAAGCAAGAAAAGGAACACTTGGACTGCAAATACAACACATAGATAGATCTAATGATAAGAATCTAAACAGGACCACCGCATTCACATAAATGGCTTTGTGGTTTTTGCCATTTATGAAACTTCCAGAACACGAAAAACACGACAAAGAAAGAAAGCATGAAATGTGAAAAAGCTTCTGTTCCCTAGATTTGTCTGTTCTGGCGCATTATTTTCATTACATGTTTCAAGAACGCAAACAGATGGAccctaaaactttttttttcagtaGAAAGAATCTCTTCAACCGTTGGAAAGACATACAGgcctaaaaaatcttatatttacATACAAGTTTTCAAGCTTGTTCGGTTTAGACTAATGATTTCTAACTAAACGGGCAAAAATGATGTATAATTGATACAACGAAGCTCTCTGGAcaagaagaaaaacttgaaaTAATCATTTAGTGACATGCTAAAAGAAAGAGAAGCTATGCACAATACAGAAGATAGAAACATTACAAAACAGAAATAGTATAACTAAAACTAATTTATCAGTATAAAGTATAAAATACATGGCAAAGAACCCAATAATCAAAATATGATgagtttagttttattttttctgaGAAAACCATCGTTTAAATATGTTGTGAGAGTCTGAGAGAGCAAAATAAAGGGGTCTCTGGGGCTCTTACAAGCGAGAATTTCATCTGGtttcttttaaaatacaaagaaacatggataaaagtttcaaaaaacagcatagataatatataaatataatagaagCAGCATAGATACAAggaaaagataatataatagaaGTAGCAGACGAacgggaagaagaagaaaacctgCTGGATATGATCAGAGGTGACATTGCTGGGGTAGTAACCAGCCATCATGGGCTGCATCTGCATCAGGTGCTGTTGCATTTCTtttgctattatatataaaacctGACtgctcttatttatttttatttttatgttgcaAAATGTTTTATAGAGTGAACCCCCACCACTAAACCCAAAGGTAAAAGAAGAGCCACCCACagacagagaaagagagagcgGAGATATAAACTTTTTGTATCTGTTTCTTTTTTACACACTTGTTCTGTATATAGAAAACTCTTTAAGTATTGAAGATGTGCATCTTGTGTGTGTTACCTCGCTTTCTCTCCTCCACAAAAAGTCGTTTTGCGTTAAAAGACTGAGAGAGACAATGAAGtctcttaagagagagagagtcttgtttctccttttcttgggtttggggtttggtttTGTTGGTTTCTTTCTGTCTCATCCTTTCTATGTCCCTGTGAAGAAGAGGAGATCACGTGACGAGTCATGCTTATTATAGAGACGTGAGACCTTTGCTTACGCTCCAATCTCCATATATGTGTATCAtttaattctttatatattttttaaaatatacccgataaattaataatctctataaattatactcgataaattaataacctataaattaatactcgataaattaataatttttataaattaataaattttaccggTCCCAACTTAGGttggttcaaaatttgacacaaatcgataaaataataagataataatttcttaaaaaattctatgtaaatatatggtcccattaaaattataaattaataatttatatgtatacatattttatataagtaaaaacctattattatattgtttattttatatttacaatgaaattatttttatattttttaactcttaatatattttgatgagttttattaatattatatctaaaaccacatttaagttatatgcaacatatattatatacacaaaataatataatataataaaattaatataaatattaaatttaagaaaaaaataacaattaatgtctatacactaaaatcaaatatatttttttatcttagaataaatatatcttaaaataaatatattttaaaataaaaaatttaaataagataatttttataaattaatatttttataaattaataaaattctaaagtatcaatattattaatttatagaaattttaaaggTGAGCACGGAAAATAGATGAGAAAGACACATTTTACATGCAAAAGTCCATAACAGCATAACTCCGATGTGTCAAACATGTGATGTCCACGTATAATTTATATCTTTTCTCGCCTAAAATTTGGTAAGCATTGTTAACTGTCGGGTTTTTAAAATAATGAGAAATGCTTAAAGGCAAGTGACAGTACTATTGAGttctaataaaaacaaaaaccactTAATCtaatttcctcttttttttttttgtataccaAGTTAATGTTTCATAGTATTTAGAAATACACTGAACATCTTCAATAGTTacgtttattttttttctcaaaataattaatattataaatacattatattattaataattttaataaaattcgttatatttatacaaattttactcaaatattattttattctaactAAAGCTTATACATAAGTTTAGTTTCTAAAAGAGTATACcatgatttatattaatttataattgtatcatgaaagtattaataattttgttaaaatataaatacaaatattaaatcttagatataaaataaaactatataaagtGTAaggatttatttataaataaaaagatttgacattaaaacaaaattgagAATACTATTCCTCAAATGTTAGACAATACTACTTTTAAACTTATTTTCCTTTTCAAAATGAAGTACCATAGAAACACCGAACATGGTTCTCCCTCATTTTTTTAGGGTTAATTTGTTGAATAACTatattggaaaaaaatattggttttgTAGGAGGagggtagagagagataggaataAAAGGAAGTAAAGAGGGAAGGAAATGGTTAGTTagtgaaatataatttttttgttggttattggttcaaatttctcttttttttatatttttctttaacaaaaaagtTCATTGAAGATGAAGGACCATTACATTATTTCTAGTGATTTCCGTCAATTttctctttaaaataaaataaactcaaaataaatatgtagTT
The nucleotide sequence above comes from Brassica napus cultivar Da-Ae chromosome A9, Da-Ae, whole genome shotgun sequence. Encoded proteins:
- the LOC111200472 gene encoding protein FAM9A-like, which codes for MEKQLHETVETAHVERGIRESSPEKKKEKSHKHRGIFHLHHHSKDEKDEDKKKEGSKREKIAAAMVGLGATLKKIKPKGHHGGGGNEEGGGGGGGGGGGGGGGGGGGEEEEEEQEQEEEEEEEEDEEGDDGGDEEGGGKFSAFISMIAEAFEE
- the LOC111200860 gene encoding GRF1-interacting factor 1-like isoform X1; protein product: MQQHLMQMQPMMAGYYPSNVTSDHIQQYLDENKSLILKIVESQNSGKLSECAENQARLQRNLMYLAAIADSQPQPPSVLSQQYGSAGGGVIQAEGGSHYLQQQQQATQMSQQSLMAARSSMLYAQQQQPYASLQHQQLHHSQLGMSSSTGGGSSGFHILQGEAGGGFNEFGRGKPEMESGEGRGGSSGDGGETFYLKSSDDVN
- the LOC111200860 gene encoding GRF1-interacting factor 1-like isoform X2 produces the protein MQQHLMQMQPMMAGYYPSNVTSDHIQQYLDENKSLILKIVESQNSGKLSECAENQARLQRNLMYLAAIADSQPQPPSVLSQYGSAGGGVIQAEGGSHYLQQQQQATQMSQQSLMAARSSMLYAQQQQPYASLQHQQLHHSQLGMSSSTGGGSSGFHILQGEAGGGFNEFGRGKPEMESGEGRGGSSGDGGETFYLKSSDDVN